A stretch of the Peromyscus leucopus breed LL Stock chromosome 10, UCI_PerLeu_2.1, whole genome shotgun sequence genome encodes the following:
- the LOC114692418 gene encoding LOW QUALITY PROTEIN: protein transport protein Sec61 subunit gamma-like (The sequence of the model RefSeq protein was modified relative to this genomic sequence to represent the inferred CDS: inserted 2 bases in 1 codon; substituted 1 base at 1 genomic stop codon), giving the protein MNQVMQFVESSWQFVKDSIQLVRDAXQTNRKEFXKIVMATAIGFAIMGFIGFFVKLIHIPINNIIVGG; this is encoded by the exons ATGAATCAGGTAATGCAGTTTGTTGAATCAAGTTGGCAGTTTGTGAAGGACTCAATTCAGCTGGTTAGAGATGC CCAAACCAATAGAAAAGAATTCTAGAAGATTGTCATGGCCACAGCCATAGGATTTGCTATCATGGGATTCATTGGCTTCTTTGTGAAACTGATCCACATCCCTATTAATAACATTATTGTGGGTGGCTGA